The window GGATTCGTTATTCTCTGCAAGTGTACGCAATCTCGAATAAATTTTATCAGAGCCGCCGCTAATTTTTTCAAGTTTCTGAAATACTGGGACGGGGATTTCTTGAATCTGCAAATTATTATTATCGAGTTCTATTATACTTACTGATTTAGTAATTTCTGACTCGCCGAAAGTCATCGCAATGGGAGATCCTGAATATTTTATATTTTCGTGTTTAATAAATTGCGGTGAGTGTAAATGTCCGAGTGCCGTATAATTTATATAGTCCCGTGAAAATAAATCGCTGCCGATCTCTACAGAAGTCCCGACATAAAGCGAGCGAGTCCCGTCGTCTATATTTGTCCGGCCTCCACGCACAAATAAATGTCCCATTGCTATAATCGGAGCGTTAAAATTTTGCTGAATCTCTTGAGCTCGATAAAAAATTTTCTCGTAGTGATTTATTATTCCGGCTCTTAATGCGTTCTCTATATCTTGAAAGCTATAATTTAAATTCGCTGCTCTAACGTCCCTGTCCCGTAAATAAGGCACAGCACACACTATTAAATCAGGATCATGCAATATAATAATTTCGTCGTCGGGATTTTGCGAGGCCCGGCCTACAACGTGAATATTTGAAAGTTTCAACAAGTCCGACGGTGCATCGAGAAAAGCGGGCGAGTCGTGATTCCCTGAAATTATCACACAATTTTTGCATTGAGATTTTGCGATTGAATACAGGAACGAATAATAAATATTTTGAGCCTGCACTGAAGGTGTAGTATTGTCGAAAATGTCGCCCGATACAAGCAATATATCAATATTTTCACGAGCTATTAAATTTTCAAGCCAGTCAAAAAATTTTATGAACTCGTCAAGCCTGTCTTTATTCTTGAGCCGCCTGCCTATGTGCCAGTCTGAAGTATGCAAGATTTTCACGTTTTCAAGCCTCCTGATAATTATTTATTTTATTTGCACGGAATATCGAGAGCTATTAAAAATTTCCTGAAGTCATTTAATGAGTCTCTGTTATTCCTGAGTATTAAATATTTTACGTCCCATTCTTGTAATTGTCTGCAATTTTGTGCGCTTAAAGTATCAGCTATAAAAATATCCGTCTCTCTTGCAAAAGTTGCATCTGCGCTTTCAGGGTTGCCTTTACCCATTAATTTTACTTCGACTCTGTAAATTTTGCCGGAGCTGCTGATTAATTTGTAATCAACTTCTCTGTCATATAATAAATTTTTGTCGCGCTTAAATTGTGTGTTGTCAATATTTTCATTCGGAACTCCTGCGAGACTGCATAATTTATCAAGTAAAGGTTTCTCGACCCGTTTGCCTATTGTGCTCCAAGCTCCGCCGCGTAACTGCAATTTTTTCGTTGCCAGCGCATTAATTACTAACATGCTTTCAGTCAAAGAAAGATTTATGATTATATTGTTATAGCTGATTTGTATAGAGATTGCTAGCCCGTCATTAGAGTCTTTCTCAAGTTCTGATAATATAGCGCGTAAATATTCTAAATTATTTCTTGCTGCGTCAATCATGATTTTTTGCGATTGAGTCCCGTAAATATTCGTGATAGTTTTCTTGTTAAGTCCGGCATAAATAATTTTTTCATCGGGAGTAAATGAGTCCGACTCAATAAAAAATTTTCTGTACCAGTCTATATTAAATTAATTTCTTGAGAGTCAAATTTTGCGCTGACAATTTGCTTGAAAAATTTAATGCTGAAATCAAAAAATTCTGCGTTGACAGCGTTTATAATTTCTTCTCTGTAATCAAGACCAGATATTAATTTGCTGACTGTGCGGGAAATTATGTTCTCCCCGAATCTCATAATAGCCCGGCTCCTCTCTGTCAATGATTTCTGCGTAAGATTTATTAATTTCGCACATTACCGGGACTCTTCCCATTTTACGAGCGACTCGGCCAAGTGTTCCCGACCCGGCAAAAGGATCTAATACTGAATCACCCTCGAAAGAATAATATTTTAGAACTCGCCTGCATAGCTCTTCAGGAAATACCGCGGGGTGATTCTTGTCATATTTAGGCGCGATATACCAGCAGTTACTCGTGTCAATGTCTTCATTTTCGTGCCTGTCATAATTTGTATATGCTTTCATGTTTTTATCGAGCAAGAAATTACATTTTTTCCTGTAAATCATGATACTTTCTGTGATGCAGTTCGGCTTATAAGATAACGGCTTGCGAGTCTGTTTATAGCCGCTGACTCTGTCTGGCACTGAAGGCTCAGGCTTTATCCAAATAATTTCGTCAATAAAATAATAATTTGACTCCGTTAAAATCCTGTGAAAATCATAATGTATAGGATAACGAATGCTCTCAAATTCGCGCCCCGGCCTCTTTGTTATGACTGGTGAGACGTTGACAATTAAGAATCTCCCTTCTTCAAGAACGCGGTTACATTCAAGAAAAATTTTTTTCATGCAAGATAAATACTCGTTATATGAGCTATAATCCGAATATTCCCTGGCGTTATAATATGGCGGTGAAGTAAATATTAAATTTATAGCATTCTCAGGGAGCTGCTTTAAAGTCTCTTCATTATTGCCGATAAGAAGCAAAGGACGTGAAATTTTTTGAGGCTTTATTTGTGCGTGTTTCTCATGACGATAAATATAAAACTCGTTCATTTTTTCGAGATTTTCATTATTATAGAACGCTAAAATTTTTTCTCGCAAATCCTGAAATCTTGAGTCCTGCTTACTCTTATATAAACAAGTCCTGAACATTTGATAAATTAATTCCATGGGATTAGCTTTATTGAATGCCTCTGACTGTATGAAACTATAAATTTTTCCGTTATCAGACTGCCTCCCGATTGAAGATACTGCCTCGCGTTTAATATCAATGGGATAATCGCCCGTGAAAATTTTCAGCAATATATCAAATTTTGTATTATCCTTTGCGAGTGCCTTTACTTGTTCTATAGAGTACATAAAAATATTTGCTCCCGGAAATTTTTATATAATTCTAGCATATAGAAATATAGTTAGTGATAAAATCTGCGTAAAAGTTTAAATATATTCAGGAGAATTTATATAATGGACTGGCAATTATCGCAATTATTTATTATTTGTCCGTTAATATTTATCGGCGGACTTGTTGACGCAATAGGGGGCGGGGGCGGCTTGATAACTCTTCCTGCATATTTAATCGCCGGGCTTCCTGTTCACGTCTCAATAGGCACTAACAAATTAAGTTCTTCAATGGGAACTGCTTTAACTTTCACGAAATTTTTTATTAATGGATATATGCCCGTAAAACTTTCAGTTATAGGAATCATAGGCGCGTTTATAGGCTCATCACTGGGAGCTAAGACGGCATTATTAATCGGGGATCACGCGTTTAAAATTTTGATGTTATTCATGATTCCGTTAATAGCTTATTATGTATTCAAGAGTCAGGATTTATTGCGCGAGTCAACAGGTTCGGACGAGATTATAACTTTGAGGACTTATATAATTTGTGCGGTTGTTGCGTTAGTTACCGGCTTTTATGATGGATTCTACGGCCCCGGTGCTGGGACATTTATGCTGCTATTAATGGCTGCGGCTGGGTTGAGCGTTCAGAAAGCAAACGGAGTCGCTAAAGCAATAAATCTTACTACAAATGTAGCTGCTCTTGTAGTATATTTCTTGAATGACAAAGTTATTTTGCCGATTGGATTAATAGCTGGATTATTCAGCATCGCAGGAAATTATATCGGTGCAAAATTTTTCGAGCGCGGAGGGTCTAAAGCTGTCAGGCCTGTTATACTTATAGTGCTGGCATTATTCTTTGTCAGGATAATTTATGATTTAATATTTTAGTGAAAGGATTTGATTTATCATGTTAAAGCGTATTATCATCGCAGTAATTCTTGTAATAGCACTCTCTTGTACTTGTCTTGCTCACCCTGGCAAACTCGACTCT is drawn from Synergistaceae bacterium and contains these coding sequences:
- a CDS encoding exonuclease SbcCD subunit D C-terminal domain-containing protein, encoding MKILHTSDWHIGRRLKNKDRLDEFIKFFDWLENLIARENIDILLVSGDIFDNTTPSVQAQNIYYSFLYSIAKSQCKNCVIISGNHDSPAFLDAPSDLLKLSNIHVVGRASQNPDDEIIILHDPDLIVCAVPYLRDRDVRAANLNYSFQDIENALRAGIINHYEKIFYRAQEIQQNFNAPIIAMGHLFVRGGRTNIDDGTRSLYVGTSVEIGSDLFSRDYINYTALGHLHSPQFIKHENIKYSGSPIAMTFGESEITKSVSIIELDNNNLQIQEIPVPVFQKLEKISGGSDKIYSRLRTLAENNESVWLDITYTGNKLISEVKEVLQAFSKEFPLIEILSIHDESSRALSQGKILNSFTQELDEITPLEILEMCFDENNISEDDREIFTRLYQEILQEIHEKGGNN
- a CDS encoding CfrBI family restriction endonuclease, translated to MRFGENIISRTVSKLISGLDYREEIINAVNAEFFDFSIKFFKQIVSAKFDSQEINLI
- a CDS encoding CfrBI family restriction endonuclease — protein: MDWYRKFFIESDSFTPDEKIIYAGLNKKTITNIYGTQSQKIMIDAARNNLEYLRAILSELEKDSNDGLAISIQISYNNIIINLSLTESMLVINALATKKLQLRGGAWSTIGKRVEKPLLDKLCSLAGVPNENIDNTQFKRDKNLLYDREVDYKLISSSGKIYRVEVKLMGKGNPESADATFARETDIFIADTLSAQNCRQLQEWDVKYLILRNNRDSLNDFRKFLIALDIPCK
- a CDS encoding site-specific DNA-methyltransferase; amino-acid sequence: MYSIEQVKALAKDNTKFDILLKIFTGDYPIDIKREAVSSIGRQSDNGKIYSFIQSEAFNKANPMELIYQMFRTCLYKSKQDSRFQDLREKILAFYNNENLEKMNEFYIYRHEKHAQIKPQKISRPLLLIGNNEETLKQLPENAINLIFTSPPYYNAREYSDYSSYNEYLSCMKKIFLECNRVLEEGRFLIVNVSPVITKRPGREFESIRYPIHYDFHRILTESNYYFIDEIIWIKPEPSVPDRVSGYKQTRKPLSYKPNCITESIMIYRKKCNFLLDKNMKAYTNYDRHENEDIDTSNCWYIAPKYDKNHPAVFPEELCRRVLKYYSFEGDSVLDPFAGSGTLGRVARKMGRVPVMCEINKSYAEIIDREEPGYYEIRGEHNFPHSQQINIWS
- a CDS encoding TSUP family transporter, with the protein product MDWQLSQLFIICPLIFIGGLVDAIGGGGGLITLPAYLIAGLPVHVSIGTNKLSSSMGTALTFTKFFINGYMPVKLSVIGIIGAFIGSSLGAKTALLIGDHAFKILMLFMIPLIAYYVFKSQDLLRESTGSDEIITLRTYIICAVVALVTGFYDGFYGPGAGTFMLLLMAAAGLSVQKANGVAKAINLTTNVAALVVYFLNDKVILPIGLIAGLFSIAGNYIGAKFFERGGSKAVRPVILIVLALFFVRIIYDLIF